One genomic segment of Mycolicibacterium neworleansense includes these proteins:
- a CDS encoding MlaE family ABC transporter permease, producing MSTATVLRSRFPRAFSRTSDIAGTPGRFLDSMGHVAWFVVQALGSIPHAFRHYRREALRLVAEIGMGTGAMAVIGGTVAIIGFVTLSAGSLIAIQGFASLGNIGVEAFTGFFAALANIRVVAPVVTGQALASTVGAGATAELGAMRISEEVDALEVMGIRSISYLVSTRIIAGSIVIIPLYAMAILLSFLSAQFVTTIFYSQSVGTYEHYFHTFLRVDDVMWSFLQVIIMSVVVMLNHCYFGYYASGGAVGVGEAVGRSMRTSLIAIVLVVLLASLALYGTDPNFNLTV from the coding sequence ATGAGTACCGCAACAGTCCTCCGCTCCCGGTTCCCCCGGGCGTTCTCGCGCACCTCAGACATCGCGGGCACGCCGGGCCGGTTCCTCGACAGCATGGGCCACGTCGCGTGGTTCGTGGTCCAGGCCCTCGGTTCGATCCCGCATGCGTTCCGGCACTACCGCCGTGAGGCACTGCGGCTGGTCGCCGAGATCGGCATGGGCACCGGTGCCATGGCCGTCATCGGCGGCACCGTGGCCATCATCGGTTTCGTCACGCTGTCGGCCGGCTCCCTGATCGCCATCCAGGGCTTCGCGTCGCTGGGAAACATCGGCGTCGAGGCGTTCACCGGCTTCTTCGCCGCCCTGGCAAACATCCGCGTCGTTGCCCCGGTCGTCACGGGTCAGGCCCTGGCGTCCACAGTCGGCGCCGGCGCCACCGCCGAACTGGGCGCCATGCGCATCAGCGAAGAGGTCGACGCACTCGAAGTCATGGGCATCAGGTCGATCTCGTACCTGGTGTCCACCCGGATCATCGCCGGGTCGATCGTCATCATCCCGCTGTACGCGATGGCGATCCTGCTGTCCTTCCTGTCTGCGCAGTTCGTCACGACGATCTTCTACTCGCAGTCAGTCGGTACGTATGAGCACTACTTCCATACGTTCCTGCGCGTCGACGACGTGATGTGGTCCTTCCTTCAGGTCATCATCATGTCCGTCGTGGTCATGTTGAACCACTGCTACTTCGGCTACTACGCCAGTGGCGGTGCCGTCGGTGTGGGTGAGGCAGTAGGGAGGTCGATGCGAACCTCGTTGATCGCAATCGTGTTGGTGGTCCTGTTGGCATCGTTGGCGCTCTACGGCACCGACCCCAACTTCAACCTCACGGTGTAG
- a CDS encoding MlaE family ABC transporter permease has product MTAPADGLVGYVRGQLEKPLAMVGGFFKMTVLTGKAFLTRPFQWKEFVLQSWFLIRVAFLPTLAVSIPLTVLIIFTLNILLAEFGAADVSGAGAALGAVTQLGPLVTVLVVAGAGSTAICADLGARTVREEIDALEVLGIDPIERLVVPRVVASTFVAFMLNGAVITIGLIGGFFFGVYVQNVSAGAYVSTLTLLTGFPEVMISVVKATLFGLIAGLVGCYRGLTVAGGSKGVGTAVNETLVLCVVALFAVNVVLTTIGVRFGTGH; this is encoded by the coding sequence GTGACGGCGCCCGCCGACGGGCTCGTCGGCTACGTACGTGGTCAATTGGAGAAGCCGCTGGCTATGGTCGGTGGCTTCTTCAAGATGACAGTGCTCACCGGAAAGGCCTTTCTCACACGGCCATTCCAGTGGAAAGAGTTCGTGCTGCAGAGCTGGTTCCTGATCCGGGTGGCCTTCCTGCCCACGCTCGCGGTATCGATCCCGCTGACCGTGCTCATCATCTTCACGCTCAACATCCTGTTGGCGGAGTTCGGTGCGGCCGACGTCTCGGGCGCCGGTGCCGCACTGGGTGCGGTGACGCAGCTCGGTCCGCTGGTGACGGTGCTCGTGGTGGCCGGTGCCGGATCGACCGCGATTTGCGCGGACCTCGGCGCCCGTACCGTGCGTGAGGAGATCGACGCGCTCGAGGTGCTGGGCATCGACCCGATCGAGCGGCTGGTCGTTCCCCGCGTGGTCGCCTCTACCTTCGTGGCCTTCATGCTCAACGGCGCCGTGATCACCATCGGCCTGATCGGTGGCTTCTTCTTCGGCGTCTATGTCCAGAACGTGTCCGCCGGCGCCTACGTGTCCACCCTGACCCTGCTCACCGGATTCCCCGAGGTGATGATCTCGGTCGTCAAGGCAACCCTGTTCGGCCTGATCGCCGGACTCGTGGGCTGCTACCGGGGCCTGACGGTGGCCGGTGGCTCCAAGGGCGTCGGCACCGCGGTGAACGAGACCCTGGTGCTGTGCGTGGTGGCATTGTTCGCAGTCAACGTCGTGCTCACCACCATCGGTGTGCGGTTCGGAACAGGGCATTGA
- the fadD5 gene encoding fatty-acid--CoA ligase FadD5, with translation MTAEPFPTEQPYLARRQNWANQLTRHAMMQPEKTALRFLGHTTTWRELDRRVTKLAGALSRRGIGFGDRVLILMLNRPEFIEAMLAANKLGAIAVPVNFRMTPPEVAFLVSDCEARVIVTEPVLAGVATAVRDLDATLSTVIVADAPTEDGVLGYEDLIAEDGEPAPPVDIPSDAPALIMYTSGTTGRPKGAVLTHNNLVGQGMTNLFTTGVDINNDVGFIGVPLFHIAGVAGNVNTGMTLGLPTVIYPLGAFDPGALLDVLAAEKVTAIFLVPAQWQAVCAEQKANPRDLCLRSLSWGAAPASDTLLRAMAETFPGSQILAAFGQTEMSPVTCMLLADDAIRKLGSVGQVIPTVSARIVDENMNDVPVGDVGEIVYRAPTLMAGYWNNPKATAEAFAGGWFHSGDLVRQDEEGYIWVVDRKKDMIISGGENIYCAEVENVLAAHPAITEVAVIGRHDEKWGEVPVAVVALSRGDALDLGDLDGFLTERLARYKHPKALEIVDALPRNPSGKVLKTELRERFGSPINAQ, from the coding sequence TTGACTGCCGAGCCGTTCCCCACTGAGCAGCCATACCTGGCCCGTCGTCAGAACTGGGCCAACCAACTGACCCGGCACGCCATGATGCAGCCCGAAAAGACCGCCCTGCGGTTCCTGGGCCACACCACCACGTGGCGCGAACTCGACCGCCGGGTGACCAAGCTGGCCGGTGCGCTGAGCCGGCGTGGAATCGGCTTCGGCGACCGGGTGCTGATCCTGATGCTGAACCGCCCCGAGTTCATCGAGGCGATGCTGGCGGCCAACAAGCTCGGTGCCATCGCGGTCCCGGTGAACTTCCGGATGACCCCGCCCGAGGTCGCCTTCCTCGTCAGCGACTGCGAAGCCCGCGTCATTGTCACCGAGCCGGTGCTCGCCGGAGTCGCCACGGCGGTACGCGATCTCGACGCCACGCTGTCGACGGTCATCGTGGCCGATGCCCCGACCGAAGACGGTGTACTGGGCTACGAGGACCTGATCGCCGAGGACGGCGAGCCCGCGCCGCCGGTTGACATCCCCAGCGACGCCCCCGCGCTGATCATGTACACCTCGGGCACCACCGGCCGGCCCAAGGGCGCGGTCCTGACCCACAACAATCTGGTCGGGCAGGGCATGACCAACCTGTTCACCACCGGAGTCGACATCAACAACGACGTCGGCTTCATCGGCGTCCCGCTGTTCCACATCGCCGGTGTCGCCGGAAACGTGAACACCGGTATGACGCTCGGCCTCCCGACGGTGATCTATCCGCTCGGGGCGTTCGATCCGGGCGCGCTGCTCGACGTGCTGGCGGCCGAGAAGGTGACCGCCATCTTCCTGGTGCCTGCGCAGTGGCAGGCGGTTTGCGCTGAGCAGAAAGCCAATCCGCGCGATCTTTGCCTGCGGTCCCTGTCATGGGGTGCCGCGCCGGCCTCGGACACGTTGCTCCGGGCCATGGCGGAGACGTTCCCGGGTAGCCAGATCCTCGCCGCGTTCGGGCAGACCGAGATGTCTCCGGTCACCTGCATGTTGTTGGCAGACGACGCGATTCGCAAGCTCGGTTCCGTCGGGCAGGTGATCCCCACCGTTTCCGCCCGCATCGTGGACGAGAACATGAACGACGTCCCGGTCGGTGACGTCGGCGAGATCGTCTACCGCGCCCCAACTTTGATGGCGGGCTACTGGAACAACCCCAAAGCCACCGCCGAGGCGTTCGCCGGCGGCTGGTTCCACTCGGGCGATCTGGTCCGCCAGGACGAGGAAGGCTACATCTGGGTCGTCGACCGCAAGAAGGACATGATCATCTCCGGCGGCGAGAACATCTACTGCGCCGAGGTGGAGAACGTCCTGGCCGCTCATCCGGCCATCACCGAGGTGGCGGTCATCGGCCGGCACGACGAAAAGTGGGGCGAGGTCCCGGTTGCGGTGGTCGCCCTCAGCCGAGGCGACGCCCTGGATCTCGGAGATCTCGACGGCTTCCTCACCGAACGTCTTGCGCGTTACAAGCACCCGAAGGCGCTCGAAATCGTCGACGCGCTGCCCCGCAATCCCTCGGGCAAGGTGCTCAAGACGGAACTCCGGGAACGGTTCGGATCTCCGATCAACGCCCAGTAG
- a CDS encoding GntR family transcriptional regulator, translating to MNAPARVAVQRRRGGRREQLSDEVAAQLRAEIMTGVLRPGTFIRLDETAAALGVSITPVREALRTLRGEGMVQLEPNRGHVVVPLTRADVEDIFWLQATIARELAATATTRITGAQIDELEQLNAELAAAVKDHDPVAISSAEFTFHRAFNHASGRIKLAWFLLHVARYLPALIYSTDPKWGTEAVENHRLLIDALRRRDTAAAVELNANQFTDAAQRLIARLDQIGMWD from the coding sequence GTGAATGCACCTGCCAGAGTGGCCGTGCAACGCCGTCGCGGAGGACGGCGCGAGCAACTTTCCGACGAGGTCGCCGCACAGCTGCGCGCCGAGATCATGACCGGTGTTCTGAGGCCCGGGACATTCATCCGGCTCGACGAGACCGCCGCAGCACTCGGGGTGAGCATCACACCGGTGCGGGAGGCCCTGCGCACACTGCGCGGCGAAGGCATGGTGCAGTTGGAGCCGAATCGCGGACACGTCGTCGTGCCGCTGACCCGCGCCGACGTCGAAGACATCTTCTGGCTACAGGCCACCATCGCGCGTGAGCTGGCCGCCACGGCCACGACGCGCATCACCGGGGCCCAGATCGACGAGCTGGAGCAGCTCAACGCCGAACTCGCGGCCGCCGTGAAGGATCACGATCCGGTGGCCATCTCGTCCGCAGAATTCACGTTCCACCGGGCCTTCAACCACGCCAGCGGCCGGATCAAGCTGGCGTGGTTTCTGCTGCATGTCGCGCGTTACCTGCCCGCGCTGATCTATTCGACAGATCCGAAGTGGGGCACCGAAGCCGTCGAGAACCACCGGCTGCTGATCGACGCGTTGCGCCGGCGGGATACGGCGGCCGCCGTCGAGCTCAACGCAAACCAGTTCACCGATGCCGCCCAACGGCTGATCGCGCGCCTCGACCAGATCGGGATGTGGGACTGA
- a CDS encoding SRPBCC family protein: protein MPLVSKTVEVEAPAEQIMAIVADFEAYPQWNPEIKGCWILARYDDGRPSQLRLDVEIQGQSGVFINAVYYPAENQIFTVLQQGDHFTKQEQRFSVVPLGPNSTLLQVDLEVEVKLPIPAMMVKKLIGDTLDHLSNALVGRVQQLSA, encoded by the coding sequence ATGCCACTCGTGAGCAAGACCGTCGAGGTTGAAGCCCCTGCCGAGCAGATCATGGCGATCGTCGCCGATTTCGAGGCCTATCCGCAGTGGAACCCCGAGATCAAGGGCTGCTGGATCCTGGCCCGCTACGACGACGGCCGCCCCAGCCAGTTGCGGCTCGACGTCGAGATCCAGGGTCAGTCCGGCGTCTTCATCAACGCGGTCTACTACCCGGCGGAGAACCAGATCTTCACCGTGCTGCAGCAGGGTGATCACTTCACCAAGCAGGAGCAGCGCTTCTCGGTCGTGCCACTCGGCCCGAACAGCACGCTGCTTCAGGTTGACCTCGAGGTCGAGGTGAAGCTGCCGATCCCGGCCATGATGGTCAAGAAGCTCATCGGCGACACCCTGGACCACCTGTCCAACGCCCTCGTCGGCAGGGTGCAGCAGCTGTCCGCCTAG
- a CDS encoding acyl-CoA thioesterase, whose amino-acid sequence MTDGAELTRADFPLHWPVLTRWTDNDMFGHLNNAVYYELFDTAINAWINTNCDVDPVNAPWLGVVAESGCRYYAELKFPDPLVVGLAVTRLGNSSVTYRLGLFEPDGPVAAVGHWVHVYVDRSTRRPVPIPDVIRDLLQSICSPDATREQDRRG is encoded by the coding sequence ATGACCGACGGAGCTGAATTGACCCGCGCAGACTTTCCGTTGCACTGGCCAGTACTGACCCGATGGACCGACAACGACATGTTCGGCCACCTCAACAACGCGGTGTACTACGAGCTGTTCGACACGGCGATCAACGCCTGGATCAACACCAACTGCGACGTCGATCCGGTCAACGCACCCTGGCTCGGCGTGGTCGCCGAGTCCGGGTGCCGCTACTACGCCGAGTTGAAGTTTCCCGATCCACTGGTGGTCGGTCTGGCAGTGACCCGGCTGGGCAACAGCAGCGTGACCTATCGGCTCGGACTGTTCGAACCGGACGGGCCGGTCGCGGCCGTCGGCCACTGGGTGCACGTGTACGTCGACCGGTCCACGCGCCGCCCGGTACCGATTCCCGACGTGATCCGCGACCTGCTGCAGTCGATATGCTCGCCGGATGCCACTCGTGAGCAAGACCGTCGAGGTTGA
- a CDS encoding alcohol dehydrogenase catalytic domain-containing protein, giving the protein MLIRGAVLEHIGLARPYAASQPIQVSDLELAGPGPGELLVRIEAAGLCHSDLSVVDGNRVRPVPMLLGHEAAGIIQAGDTDLPVGQRVVMTFLPRCGHCSACATDGLTPCGPGSAANGAGTLMNGDIRLTRDGEPVFHHLGVSGFATHAVVDRRSVVPVPGDVPATVASLLGCAVLTGGGAVLNVGKPHPGQTVAVVGLGGVGMAAAMTALAHDDVRVIGVDQLPDKLDRARELGVHETYTPEQAADLKADVVIEAAGHPAALETAIALTGPGGRTITVGLPRPDARISVSPLGFVAEGRSLIGSYLGSAVPSRDIPRFVELWRAGRLPVEQLVSSTITLDQINTGMDELADGRAVRQIIEFD; this is encoded by the coding sequence ATGTTGATCCGCGGAGCCGTCCTCGAGCACATCGGCCTAGCCCGCCCGTACGCCGCGTCGCAGCCGATCCAGGTGAGCGACCTTGAGCTGGCCGGCCCTGGTCCGGGTGAACTGCTGGTGCGCATCGAGGCCGCCGGCCTGTGCCATTCCGATCTGTCGGTGGTGGATGGCAACCGGGTGCGGCCGGTCCCGATGCTGCTGGGCCACGAGGCCGCCGGAATCATCCAGGCGGGTGACACCGATCTGCCGGTGGGACAACGGGTGGTCATGACGTTCCTGCCGCGGTGCGGACACTGCTCCGCATGTGCCACCGACGGGCTGACGCCGTGCGGCCCAGGATCGGCCGCCAACGGAGCGGGCACCCTGATGAACGGCGACATCCGGCTGACCCGTGACGGCGAGCCGGTGTTCCATCACCTCGGGGTGTCCGGTTTCGCCACCCACGCCGTCGTCGACCGCCGGTCGGTGGTGCCCGTCCCCGGCGATGTGCCCGCGACGGTGGCCTCGCTGTTGGGTTGCGCGGTGCTCACCGGCGGCGGCGCCGTGCTCAATGTGGGCAAACCACATCCCGGCCAGACCGTGGCGGTCGTCGGCCTGGGTGGTGTCGGCATGGCGGCGGCCATGACCGCGCTGGCCCACGACGACGTCCGTGTCATCGGCGTGGACCAGTTGCCCGACAAACTCGACCGGGCCCGTGAACTCGGCGTCCACGAGACCTACACGCCCGAGCAGGCAGCCGACCTCAAGGCCGACGTGGTGATCGAGGCCGCCGGCCACCCCGCCGCGCTGGAAACCGCGATCGCGCTCACCGGCCCCGGCGGCCGCACGATCACCGTGGGACTGCCCCGTCCGGACGCCCGGATCTCGGTGTCGCCGTTGGGTTTCGTGGCCGAAGGCCGGTCACTGATCGGCAGCTACCTGGGCTCGGCGGTGCCGTCACGCGACATCCCGCGGTTTGTCGAACTCTGGCGGGCCGGCCGGCTGCCCGTCGAGCAGCTGGTGTCCTCCACCATCACCCTCGACCAGATCAACACCG